The genomic segment CGTTCACCAGAACCGCGTCGATCTCGGGTCGAACGGCGTTGTCCGCCAGCGGATCCCACCAGTCGACGCCGTCGGGGATCTCCGGGACCAGGCCCGCGGGAATGTCGAGCCGGTGCGGATCGCGCAGCACGCCGTGCAGGCGCGCCATCGCGTCGGGCGACATCGTGTCGCATTGGTCGATGATCCGTGCGGCCCGCGGATCCGTGGCACGAGCCTGCGCCTTCTCGTCGTCGGTCATCGTCATCACGCGCAGCGTCAGGATCTCGTCGATCTCGGTGCAGTCATACAGCGCGGTATTGCTCTGCTCGGCGACCTCGGGGTGGTCGTAGAGAATGATGGGCGAGATCAGCAGCATGTCTTGGCTGCCGGGCGGACCGGCCAGCACGGGGAAGCAGCGGCGCTGGGTGCACCGCGACACTGCCTCGGCCGCCGGCGGCGGTGGCTCGAGCATCGAGACGAAGCGGCCACCGATGGCTTCGGCGATCAGGTGGCTGCCGATCATGGACCGCGCGATCGCGTCGTCCTTGTCCACCGCGGTGTCACTGATATTGTTCAGCCGCACCGAGACTCGGCGTAACGCGCCGTCGGGCTCGCTGGACACGGTCAGCTCGCCGCGGATCTGCTTGCGTTCGCGGACCAGGCGGCCGCCTTCGAGTTGTTCGACCTCGGTCGCCGCTGCTGCCACAATCGGCAGTGTCCACGGTGGGTCGTCGAACGCAATAGGGCCGAAGGACCTCTCGCACTCCACGGCTTCGTCCCAGGTCAGCCAGGAGCCGGCCGGGGTGGTGAGCTCGGCAACCGGTTCGAATAGGTCGTCGGCGGCCGCGCGTTCGGCCCGCCGGCGCTGCAACTGCAGGAACCGCACCACCAGCGTGAGCGCCCCGGTTCCCTCGATGAGGAACTGCGCCGCCAACTCGTCGTCTTCGCCCAGGCTTGCCTCGGCCGCCCCGGGCGGTCCCAGAACACCGAACTGCCAACGTGATTGGTTCTTGCTCGACGTGCCGCGGTACGGATAGAGCAGATAACCCTCGTAGAGCACCGCGTCGGCGACGGCGCGGGCCCGGTCCCAGCTCGACGTCGTCATGCCGTCGTCCGTTCCGAATCCAGTAGCGAGGTGACCGCCTGGTCGAGGTCGAGCATGCCCTGTACCGACTTGTAATTGGCCAGTGCGGCGATGGTCTCGTGATTCAACCGGACCCAGCCGGTGTTGGGATAGTGCTGCGCGATCAGCGCCCGCCACGCTTGCACCGGCATGTCGTAGCGGTGCTCGCGGTCCCACGGCACTTGCTGGACCGAGAAGCCGCGCTCGGACTTGACGAATATGGTTCCGCTGAACAGGAATTGCAGCGGCACTGCGCCGTCGCGCAGCGCGTGCAGATACTTCGATGCCGCGACCTCGAAGTCGTAGGTGCAATCCAGTGCAAGCTGCACCGTGGTGTGTCCGGCGAATCCGGGCACCATCGCGGTGCAGTGCTGCCAGAGGAAGCCGTGTTGGGTGCTCGCCCAGCGCTCCCGCGGCCCGAACAAGTCGATCAGCCCGGCCGCCTCCTCGTCGGAGTACGACCGGCGCGGCGGCTCGATGCGCACCTGAGCGCGCAGCGCGATGGCGTGCACCGGGTCGTCCCCGTCGGCCACGACGCCGACGCGGGCGGTCAGCACCGGGCTGACCGCGTACGGTTCGGGCGCGACGTCGAGAACGGAGTAGGTCACCTCGACGCTCATCGCGGCGTCTCCGGGAGCATTTCCGAAGCGCGGGCCGCGATCACCGCGAAGAACTCCTCGATGAACCGCCGTGCCTCCTGGCCGCCGTCGAAACCGCGCCATAGCATGCGCAGCCGGCCGACGAATTCGTAACAGGCGTCGATCGGGACGAGATAGCTTTGCGGCTGCGCGGATTCGTCGCTCTCCGGAACCCGGACCAGCAGTGCCTCCACGTCGGGGGTGAGCAGGTCCACTCGCGGATCGGCCGCGCGGATGGCGTTCCAGGCGTCGAGGTCGAGTTCGGACTCGCAGGCCCCGGCGGGGCCGGGATAGAACGCCACCGTGCGCAACAGCGCGGAGTTGGTGAAGAAGAACGCGACGCCGACGGGAATCTGAAGTGCGTCCCAGGCGCGACGGTCCAACGCGAAATTCGGGAATGCGAGGTACCTATCCGGCACCGCGCGGTAGCGCAGTTCGGCTTGCGCGTCGGTGAACAGCAGATAGCAGGCGCGGCACACACACATCAGTTGCCGGCCCGCGACATTCACGACGTGCTGATGCTCGTCGGCGATGCTCTCCGCGCACATTTCGCAGCACTCACCGGTCGGCTCGGGAGTTGCGCGGCCGCTCCTGATACGGGCCAGCACGTCATACGGAGTCGTCATGCGCCGGCTCCCGCCGGTTCGGCCAGTGCGACCGATGGCACCCCGTCGCGGAGCAGCAGGGGCAGCGGATCGAGGTGAGTTCCGTCGGGACCGGCGCCCGCGTGCACGATGTCGAATTGCGTGCCGCAGCGGGGGCAGCCCAGCAGCGTCTCGCGCAGTTGGGCTCCCGCCAGTGTGTCGTCGCAGACCGGGCAATGGTCGACGTAGGCCAGTGGCAGGTCGCCCACCCGGCACACCACCACCGTGGTGTCCGAAATCCGGAATCCGGCAACCTCGCCGGGCGCCAACTCGGCCAGTTCGGGCACCGGGTGC from the Mycobacterium lentiflavum genome contains:
- a CDS encoding DUF5947 family protein; this encodes MTTPYDVLARIRSGRATPEPTGECCEMCAESIADEHQHVVNVAGRQLMCVCRACYLLFTDAQAELRYRAVPDRYLAFPNFALDRRAWDALQIPVGVAFFFTNSALLRTVAFYPGPAGACESELDLDAWNAIRAADPRVDLLTPDVEALLVRVPESDESAQPQSYLVPIDACYEFVGRLRMLWRGFDGGQEARRFIEEFFAVIAARASEMLPETPR
- a CDS encoding DUF6084 family protein — protein: MSVEVTYSVLDVAPEPYAVSPVLTARVGVVADGDDPVHAIALRAQVRIEPPRRSYSDEEAAGLIDLFGPRERWASTQHGFLWQHCTAMVPGFAGHTTVQLALDCTYDFEVAASKYLHALRDGAVPLQFLFSGTIFVKSERGFSVQQVPWDREHRYDMPVQAWRALIAQHYPNTGWVRLNHETIAALANYKSVQGMLDLDQAVTSLLDSERTTA